The Miscanthus floridulus cultivar M001 chromosome 17, ASM1932011v1, whole genome shotgun sequence genome has a window encoding:
- the LOC136518468 gene encoding uncharacterized protein — MPMPMPPPPPPPRKDFPAFPFAPYPIQSEFMSFLYAALSSAPGALALLESPTGTGKTLSIICSALQWLLDHRDAAATAPALPSGAAGPGGDDDEPDWLRDFTPLPPVKESTKKKSKPPALRKTVVSRKPDGFGEEDGGDDEREFLLEEYESDSEDVARRGVGKRAHCRGSSSSEGEELDEEEDEEEVTPKVYFTSRTHSQLSQFVGELKRTEFAGRIRTVCLGSRKNLCINKDVLKMGSANRINERCLELQKNKKSTKVKLEDDKRKVRPAKRSCGCPMLRSRSLQKEFRSEVSNQGALDIEDLARIGKKIGTCPYYGSRDMVRSADLVVLPYQSLLLKSARESLGLNLKNSVVVIDEAHNLADSLTNMYNSKITSSQLKTVLSHLDEYLNRFHNVVGAANRRYIQTLTVLTRSFIRVLINNQDGASTMSSMTINQFLFSLDIDNINIVKLCQFVKESNIIHKVSGYANKLTSIENQFDLRLHDEGSSIACFQALVDFICSLLNGNDDGRIIVAKQKLGGQPDEAYLKFVMLCADKIFSEVTRDAYAVILAGGTLQPIEETRLRLCPSLPPTDIKFFTCNHIVPPESILPIAVTRGPSGMTFDFSYNSRSSPSMIEELGRFICNIITVVPEGVVMFFSSYDYERRVYDAWMTAGTISKISKKKHVFREPRNSADVEAVLNKYKETIESCSKISQDTGVSGALLLAVVGGKISEGINFSNGMGRCVIMVGLPYPSPSDVELIETIKHIESISSSFLVGDDKASSRKYDDECELQPGYDILRKCTRGGREYYENLCMKAVNQSIGRAIRHINDYAAMLLVDSRYAQTSSTKNFSCPTDKLPQWIKARLSCAQNYGEVHRSLHQFFKFNKQKC; from the exons ATGCCAATgccaatgccgccgccgccgccgccgccgcggaagGACTTCCCGGCGTTTCCATTCGCGCCGTACCCGATCCAGTCGGAATTCATGTCGTTCCTCTACGCCGCCCTCTCCTCTGCCCCCGGCGCCCTCGCCCTCCTCGAGAGCCCTACAG GCACTGGCAAGACGCTCAGCATCATCTGCAGTGCGCTGCAGTGGCTCCTCGACCACCGCGACGCCGCCGCCACGGCACCGGCCCTCCCCAGCGGCGCCGCTGGCCCCGGGGGTGACGACGACGAGCCCGACTGGTTGCGTGATTTCACACCGCTGCCGCCGGTTAAAGAGAGCACGAAGAAGAAATCGAAGCCTCCCGCCTTGAGGAAAACAGTGGTTTCACGGAAACCAGACGGATTTGGGGAGGAAGACGGCGGCGACGACGAGCGGGAGTTCCTACTCGAGGAGTATGAGAGCGACAGCGAAGACGTCGCGAGACGGGGTGTAGGGAAACGAGCACATTGCCGTGGTAGCAGTAGTAGCGAGGGCGAGGAGCTggatgaggaagaggacgaggaggaggtgacGCCCAAGGTTTACTTCACAAGCCGCACGCACTCGCAGCTCTCTCAGTTCGTCGGGGAGCTCAAGAGGACGGAGTTCGCGGGGCGGATCAGGACGGTGTGCTTGGGCTCCAGGAAGAACTTATGCATCAACAAGG ATGTTCTGAAGATGGGCAGTGCAAACCGGATTAATGAGAGGTGCTTGGAACTGCAGAAGAACAAGAAGAGCACCAAAGTTAAG CTTGAGGATGATAAACGAAAGGTGCGCCCAGCAAAGCGCTCTTGTGGCTGCCCGATGTTAAGAAGTAGAAGTCTACAGAAAGAGTTCAGGAGCGAAGTGTCAAACCAAGGTGCATTAGACATCGAGGATTTGGCACGAATAGGGAAGAAGATTGGAACTTGTCCCTACTATGGTTCGCGAGACATGGTCCGCTCAGCTGACCTTGTAGTCCTTCCTTATCAATCTTTGTTACTCAAGTCTGCTAGAGAATCACTTGGCCTTAATCTGAAGAACAGTGTTGTCGTCATAGATGAGGCTCACAACTTAGCTGATTCCTTGACTAACATGTACAACTCAAAGATCACGTCTTCTCAG TTGAAGACAGTCCTTTCCCACCTGGATGAATACCTTAACAGATTTCACAATGTTGTGGGAGCTGCGAATCGACGATACATCCAGACCTTGACAGTTTTAACAAGGTCTTTCATACGTGTTTTGATCAATAATCAAGATGGTGCCAGCACTATGTCTTCTATGACCATAAACCAATTCTTGTTTTCCCTTGACATTGATAATATAAACATAGTAAAACTTTGTCAGTTTGTGAAAGAAAGCAATATAATCCACAAG GTTAgtggatatgcaaacaagttAACTAGCATCGAAAATCAGTTTGATCTCCGGCTCCATGATGAAGGAAGCAGTATAGCATGCTTTCAGGCAttggttgacttcatatgctCCCTTCTGAATGGCAATGACGATGGAAGAATCATAGTTGCAAAGCAAAAGCTAGGTGGACAACCCGATGAAGCATATCTTAAATTTGTGATGCTTTGTGCAGATAAAATATTTTCCGAG GTTACACGGGATGCTTATGCTGTTATCCTGGCTGGTGGAACCCTCCAGCCTATTGAAGAAACTAGGCTACGCTTGTGTCCAAGCTTACCACCAACTGACATAAAATTCTTCACTTGCAACCATATTGTTCCTCCTGAGAGTATTCTTCCAATAGCGGTTACACGTGGACCCTCAGGCATGACATTTGATTTCAGCTACAATTCAAGGAGCTCTCCTTCGATG ATTGAAGAGCTTGGACGTTTCATTTGTAATATCATAACAGTTGTGCCTGAGGGAGTTGTTATGTTTTTTTCTTCATATGATTATGAAAGGCGTGTATATGATGCATGGATGACCGCAGGCACAATTTCCAAGATTTCTAAAAAGAAACATGTTTTCAGAGAGCCAAGGAACAGTGCTGATGTTGAGGCTGTCCTCAACAAATACAAGGAGACAATTGAGTCCTGTAGTAAAATTTCCCAAGACACAGGTGTCAGTGGGGCACTTCTATTAGCCGTTGTTGGTGGGAAGATTTCTGAAGGCATAAACTTCAGCAATGGGATGGGTCGTTGTGTAATAATGGTTGGCTTGCCTTATCCAAGTCCATCTGATGTTGAGCTGATAGAGACGATAAAGCATATCGAAAGTATTTCTAGCTCAtttttggttggagatgataaggccTCAAGCAGAAaatatgatgatgaatgtgaactTCAGCCTGGTTATGATATATTACGGAAGTGCACTAGAGGTGGAAGAGAGTATTATGAGAACTTATGCATGAAAGCTGTGAATCAATCTATTG GCAGAGCGATCAGGCACATAAATGATTATGCTGCAATGCTATTGGTTGACTCACGTTATGCACAGACTTCATCAACCAAGAATTTTTCCTGCCCGACTGATAAGCTTCCTCAATGGATAAAAGCACGACTCTCTTGTGCTCAAAACTATGGAGAAGTTCATAGATCATTGCATCAGTTCTTCAAATTCAATAAAcaaaaatgttga